A part of Saliniradius amylolyticus genomic DNA contains:
- a CDS encoding DUF2007 domain-containing protein, with protein sequence MIRFYSHESRFRVLQVRDWLQSQGVPCFMQNEYASGAAGDLSPFDCWPELWLRDADWQPRAEALLAQLEQQTQAGQDWSCANCGEINGANFDWCWHCGHPTDVNND encoded by the coding sequence ATGATTCGGTTTTATAGCCATGAAAGCCGGTTTCGCGTACTCCAGGTACGCGACTGGCTGCAATCTCAGGGTGTTCCCTGTTTTATGCAGAATGAGTACGCCAGCGGTGCGGCGGGTGATCTGTCGCCTTTCGATTGCTGGCCAGAATTGTGGCTTAGAGACGCCGACTGGCAGCCCAGAGCTGAGGCTTTATTGGCTCAGTTAGAGCAACAGACCCAGGCCGGTCAGGATTGGAGCTGTGCTAATTGTGGGGAAATCAACGGAGCTAATTTTGACTGGTGCTGGCATTGCGGTCATCCGACTGATGTAAATAACGATTAA
- a CDS encoding response regulator transcription factor, which produces MSIRVMLVDDQMLIRQGIAGLLALSEQVSVVAQVDSGEAALATLKKTQVDVILMDIRMPKMDGIDTLTALRKSGDTTPVIMLTTFNDHELVMNAIKAGASGYLLKDVSLDTLVEGIERVHKGETLIQPVVSEQILQGLKGMRRDFESYERPEALSDKEVETLRLMAAGCSNKEIAEALFKSEGTVKNQVSSIMAKLGVRDRTRAVLKAIELGLI; this is translated from the coding sequence ATGAGTATTAGGGTTATGCTGGTGGACGATCAGATGCTGATTCGCCAGGGCATTGCCGGGCTGCTGGCTTTGTCAGAACAGGTTTCCGTAGTAGCTCAGGTTGATAGTGGTGAGGCGGCGCTGGCAACTCTTAAAAAGACTCAAGTTGATGTCATACTGATGGACATAAGAATGCCGAAGATGGATGGCATCGATACACTTACAGCGCTGCGTAAATCCGGTGATACCACGCCGGTGATTATGCTGACCACCTTTAACGACCACGAATTGGTGATGAATGCCATTAAGGCCGGTGCCAGCGGCTATCTGCTTAAAGATGTATCACTGGATACCCTGGTAGAGGGGATTGAACGGGTGCACAAAGGTGAGACGCTGATACAGCCCGTAGTCAGTGAGCAGATATTACAGGGCCTTAAAGGCATGCGCCGCGACTTTGAAAGCTACGAGCGCCCCGAAGCCTTATCTGACAAAGAGGTTGAAACCCTGCGCCTGATGGCCGCCGGATGCAGCAATAAGGAAATCGCCGAGGCATTGTTTAAATCCGAGGGCACGGTGAAAAACCAGGTCTCCAGTATTATGGCGAAACTCGGCGTGCGCGACCGCACAAGGGCGGTACTTAAGGCCATCGAGCTGGGGCTGATATAG
- the gshB gene encoding glutathione synthase: MDPIANININKDTSFAMLLEAQRRGYQIIYMEMGDLYLDNGVAMARMRPLTVEQNPQQWFSLGEAEHRRLDSLDVLMMRKDPPFDSEYLYATQMFDLAKAGGTLVVNDPQSLRDCNEKLFTIWFKELCPATLVTRQADLIRRFHDTHKDIICKPLDGMGGASIFRIDQQGRNLGVVIETLTNHGQRYAMVQEYLPAIKDGDKRVLVVNGEVMPYALARLPSKGETRGNLAAGGTGRVQPISDTDRAIAEAIAPKLVERGLLFVGLDIIGDKLTEINVTSPTCVVEIEAASDIRITGKLFDAIEQHRQTR; this comes from the coding sequence ATGGACCCCATCGCCAACATTAACATCAACAAAGACACCAGTTTCGCAATGCTGTTGGAAGCACAGCGACGGGGCTACCAGATTATTTACATGGAAATGGGCGATCTCTATCTGGACAACGGCGTTGCCATGGCCCGGATGCGCCCGCTTACCGTGGAGCAGAATCCTCAGCAGTGGTTTAGCCTGGGCGAAGCAGAGCACCGACGCCTTGATTCGCTCGATGTGCTGATGATGCGCAAAGACCCGCCTTTCGACAGCGAGTACCTGTATGCCACCCAGATGTTCGATCTGGCCAAGGCCGGAGGCACTCTGGTAGTCAATGACCCGCAAAGCCTGCGAGACTGCAACGAGAAACTATTTACCATCTGGTTTAAAGAGTTGTGTCCGGCGACCTTAGTGACCCGGCAGGCTGATCTGATTCGACGTTTTCACGACACCCATAAAGACATTATTTGTAAACCCCTGGATGGTATGGGTGGCGCCTCTATCTTCCGCATCGACCAGCAGGGTCGCAACCTGGGCGTGGTTATCGAAACCCTGACCAATCATGGCCAGCGCTACGCCATGGTGCAGGAGTATCTGCCAGCCATCAAAGACGGTGACAAGCGGGTGTTAGTGGTTAATGGAGAGGTTATGCCCTATGCTCTCGCCCGGCTACCGTCCAAGGGCGAAACCCGGGGCAACCTTGCAGCCGGCGGTACCGGACGGGTCCAACCCATATCGGATACCGACCGCGCCATTGCCGAAGCCATTGCCCCCAAATTAGTTGAACGCGGACTGCTGTTTGTGGGTCTTGATATTATTGGCGATAAGCTCACCGAGATTAATGTCACCAGCCCCACCTGTGTGGTTGAAATCGAAGCGGCCAGCGACATTCGGATAACCGGCAAATTGTTCGACGCCATCGAGCAACACCGACAAACTCGCTAA
- the yegQ gene encoding tRNA 5-hydroxyuridine modification protein YegQ produces MSTPELLSPAGSLKAMRYAFAYGADAVYAGLPRYSLRVRNNGFDLPTLEQGITEAHEQGKAFYVVLNIAPHNAKLNTFVRDVEKVAAMKPDAFIVSDPGIIWLLTQHFSDIPLHLSVQANTTNWAAVKFWQQQGVSRIILSRELSVEEIIQIRQQVPDMELEVFVHGALCMAYSGRCLLSGYMDKRDPNQGACTNACRWQYDMTPATETVSGDVVAKPAQVKPASAPVLLTEHQRADAPMPMYEDEHGTYILNSKDLRAVQHVPRLTEAGIHSLKIEGRTKSFYYVARTAQVYRRAIDAAAAGLPFDDSLMEELEGLASRGYTEGFLRRHIPVSEMQNYQQGASLSDRQQFVGEIIGQDVNGERWQVEVKNRFETGDTLLVMTPSGNHRITLTEMADNQGQQATVAPGSGHQRWLSLPKGVDGHYGLLVRCLDGGNS; encoded by the coding sequence ATGTCGACACCAGAGCTTTTGAGTCCGGCCGGATCGCTGAAAGCCATGCGTTATGCCTTTGCCTATGGGGCCGATGCCGTTTACGCGGGGTTGCCGCGCTATAGCCTTAGGGTACGTAACAATGGCTTTGATTTGCCGACTCTGGAGCAAGGTATTACGGAGGCGCATGAACAGGGCAAGGCGTTCTATGTGGTGCTGAATATCGCTCCCCATAATGCCAAACTCAATACGTTTGTGCGAGATGTGGAAAAAGTGGCTGCTATGAAGCCCGATGCCTTTATCGTCTCCGACCCCGGCATTATCTGGCTACTGACACAGCATTTCTCTGATATTCCGCTGCACTTGTCGGTACAGGCGAACACCACCAACTGGGCAGCGGTAAAGTTCTGGCAGCAGCAGGGCGTGAGCCGGATTATTCTGTCTCGGGAATTGTCTGTGGAAGAGATCATACAGATCCGTCAGCAGGTGCCAGACATGGAGCTAGAGGTCTTTGTACATGGTGCGCTCTGCATGGCGTATTCGGGGCGGTGCTTGTTGTCTGGCTATATGGATAAACGTGACCCTAATCAGGGGGCCTGCACCAATGCCTGCCGGTGGCAGTACGATATGACGCCGGCCACGGAAACCGTCAGCGGTGATGTGGTTGCCAAACCCGCGCAAGTCAAGCCTGCATCAGCCCCGGTGCTGCTGACCGAGCATCAGCGCGCCGATGCCCCTATGCCCATGTATGAAGATGAACATGGCACATATATCCTCAATTCAAAGGACTTGCGTGCGGTTCAGCACGTGCCTCGTTTAACCGAGGCGGGTATTCACTCACTGAAAATCGAGGGGCGTACTAAATCTTTCTATTACGTGGCGCGCACGGCACAGGTGTACCGTCGGGCGATCGATGCCGCTGCCGCAGGCCTGCCTTTCGATGACAGTCTGATGGAGGAGCTGGAAGGACTGGCCTCACGGGGTTATACGGAAGGATTCTTGCGTCGCCACATCCCGGTTTCGGAAATGCAAAATTACCAACAGGGTGCGTCACTCAGCGACAGGCAGCAGTTTGTTGGTGAGATTATTGGTCAGGATGTCAATGGCGAGCGTTGGCAGGTTGAGGTAAAAAACCGCTTTGAAACCGGCGATACACTGCTTGTCATGACTCCAAGCGGCAACCATCGAATCACACTGACCGAGATGGCAGACAACCAGGGGCAGCAGGCGACCGTTGCTCCCGGCTCTGGCCATCAGCGCTGGCTGTCTCTGCCTAAAGGTGTAGACGGTCATTATGGACTGCTTGTCCGGTGCCTTGATGGGGGCAATTCATGA
- a CDS encoding 16S rRNA (uracil(1498)-N(3))-methyltransferase — MRIPRVFHPEPLAVEQTVVLSPDAVNHLVNVLRLKADHPIVLFNGDGSEYPATLTEVAKRKATARIDSRIGMDVESPLSIHLGQGISKGDRMDFVLQKSVELGVTEITPLITERCTVKLNAERWQKKQDQWQKIIIGACEQCGRNTLPKLHPVVDLSDWLGQSTNQTRLLLNPEASRPFNALKPDKAGVRLLIGPEGGLNDQEIYRAQEYGFNSVLLGPRVLRTETAALTSLAILQNLYGDLG; from the coding sequence ATGAGAATCCCCCGAGTTTTCCATCCTGAGCCTCTGGCCGTAGAACAAACCGTGGTCTTAAGCCCTGATGCGGTTAACCACCTGGTCAATGTACTACGATTAAAAGCCGACCATCCCATTGTGCTGTTTAACGGCGATGGCAGCGAATACCCGGCCACGCTCACCGAAGTTGCCAAACGCAAAGCCACAGCCCGGATTGATTCTCGCATCGGTATGGACGTGGAGTCGCCCTTGTCAATCCACCTCGGTCAGGGCATATCAAAGGGCGATCGCATGGATTTTGTATTGCAAAAGTCGGTGGAACTGGGTGTCACCGAGATTACACCGCTGATCACCGAGCGCTGCACGGTAAAGCTCAATGCCGAGCGCTGGCAAAAAAAACAGGACCAATGGCAAAAGATCATTATCGGCGCCTGCGAGCAGTGTGGCCGTAATACTCTGCCCAAACTGCACCCTGTGGTTGACCTAAGCGATTGGCTCGGCCAGTCCACCAACCAAACCCGTCTATTGTTAAACCCCGAAGCAAGCCGTCCTTTCAATGCCCTCAAGCCCGATAAAGCGGGTGTGCGCTTGTTAATCGGTCCCGAGGGTGGGCTCAACGATCAGGAAATCTATCGGGCCCAGGAATACGGCTTTAACTCTGTGCTCCTCGGCCCCCGTGTACTGCGCACCGAAACCGCTGCGCTGACCAGTCTGGCTATTTTGCAGAACCTATACGGAGATTTGGGTTAG
- a CDS encoding YqgE/AlgH family protein, translating to MQSLENHFLIAMPSMEDSYFARSVTYICEHNEEGAMGIVLNKPVGLKLKEMLKQVDEGIVVNDDKAEQIVVAGGPVAPERGFILHSPQQGWGSSLSLTPEIMVTTSKDILDVLGNEQGPAKSVVALGYAGWSPGQLEQELQDNSWLTIEADPELLFDVPVHQKWETAVKKLGVDIWQLAPGAGHA from the coding sequence ATGCAAAGCCTAGAGAACCATTTCCTGATCGCCATGCCGTCCATGGAAGACAGCTACTTTGCTCGCTCAGTCACCTATATTTGTGAACACAACGAGGAAGGGGCCATGGGCATAGTACTTAACAAACCGGTTGGCCTTAAACTCAAGGAAATGCTGAAGCAGGTGGACGAAGGCATTGTGGTTAACGACGACAAGGCCGAGCAAATCGTGGTGGCGGGCGGTCCGGTCGCGCCTGAGCGCGGCTTTATTCTGCACAGTCCTCAGCAAGGATGGGGCTCCAGTCTGAGCCTGACACCGGAGATCATGGTCACCACTTCCAAAGACATTCTCGACGTGCTGGGTAACGAACAAGGCCCGGCCAAGTCTGTGGTGGCTCTGGGCTATGCGGGTTGGTCACCGGGCCAACTCGAGCAAGAGCTGCAGGATAACAGCTGGCTGACCATTGAAGCGGATCCCGAATTGTTATTCGATGTGCCGGTTCATCAAAAATGGGAAACAGCGGTGAAAAAGCTGGGTGTGGATATCTGGCAATTAGCGCCTGGCGCCGGACACGCCTGA
- the ruvX gene encoding Holliday junction resolvase RuvX, which yields MASDTYLGFDFGTKSIGVAVGQAITGTAAPLDALKARDGIPDWDKVEALYKEWQPTLVIVGDPLNMDGTEQDLTRRARKFANRLQAWYGVNVVSCDERLTTTDAKARLFELGGYKKLTKDKVDSVSACLILESWMESY from the coding sequence ATGGCCAGTGATACCTATTTGGGCTTTGATTTTGGTACCAAGAGTATCGGCGTGGCCGTCGGGCAGGCCATTACGGGCACCGCCGCCCCGTTAGACGCTCTTAAGGCTCGCGATGGCATCCCGGACTGGGATAAGGTCGAAGCCCTGTACAAAGAATGGCAGCCCACACTGGTGATTGTGGGGGATCCCTTGAATATGGACGGCACCGAGCAGGATCTTACCCGGCGCGCCCGCAAATTCGCTAACCGCTTACAAGCCTGGTATGGCGTTAATGTAGTGAGCTGTGATGAACGACTCACCACCACCGATGCCAAGGCCCGCCTGTTTGAATTAGGCGGCTATAAAAAATTGACCAAGGACAAGGTAGATAGCGTTTCGGCCTGTTTAATTCTGGAAAGCTGGATGGAGTCCTATTAG
- a CDS encoding substrate-binding periplasmic protein — protein MLKQYAVIVLLGSLFCFTANSQPLVFGSYVPGYPPMMYMQDGRFKGVFPELHRAFSEHLAREPEFMQRSRRHAEQALYSRKADAMALSPEWAQSPEQLVFSNPIIESADYLYSLPNVNWPTAPAAKVCARQDYRYPGIQPLFENGTLVRLDVTSQEAQFRLLEKGRCSFAIMNRFVTHWYLKHQFDYLQIKEHPEHGSVVNFHFAFPATAIVIKDRFNAFLAQYQQSGQLQQLVNRYLHQSDDRNASTSQN, from the coding sequence GTGTTAAAACAATATGCAGTTATTGTCCTGTTAGGGTCTTTGTTCTGCTTTACCGCAAACTCTCAGCCGCTGGTCTTTGGCAGCTATGTTCCGGGCTACCCTCCTATGATGTATATGCAGGACGGTCGGTTTAAGGGCGTTTTTCCGGAACTGCACCGCGCCTTCAGTGAGCACCTCGCGCGAGAGCCCGAGTTTATGCAACGCAGTCGGCGGCACGCCGAACAGGCACTGTATTCCAGAAAAGCCGATGCTATGGCTCTGAGTCCGGAGTGGGCGCAGTCGCCTGAGCAGCTGGTGTTTTCTAATCCCATCATTGAGTCGGCGGATTACTTATACTCCCTCCCAAATGTGAATTGGCCGACGGCACCAGCAGCCAAAGTCTGTGCCAGGCAGGACTATCGATACCCGGGTATTCAACCGTTATTTGAAAATGGCACCTTAGTCAGATTGGATGTAACCAGCCAGGAAGCTCAGTTTCGACTACTGGAAAAGGGCCGCTGCAGCTTTGCCATTATGAACCGCTTTGTGACGCACTGGTACCTGAAGCACCAGTTTGATTATCTACAGATCAAAGAACATCCGGAGCATGGCAGCGTCGTAAACTTCCATTTCGCCTTTCCGGCTACCGCCATTGTGATAAAAGATCGCTTTAATGCTTTTCTGGCTCAGTACCAACAGAGCGGCCAGCTCCAGCAACTGGTTAATCGTTATTTACATCAGTCGGATGACCGCAATGCCAGCACCAGTCAAAATTAG
- a CDS encoding translocation/assembly module TamB domain-containing protein, with translation MSLSKRLLRIGLTALGGIMAIILILLLLLLATPVGGRVLVWQAEQHLPQLTVGSVNGSVLGGLTLNDLRLSDPQVLISRVHLNVSSRALLKPELVVQKLTLDGLSLTLEAGNESQATTSQKSSGQGPLDLPEWLVPLRLRSLTINKAQLILPGADIQWQSLQLSAQLVEGHFTLAPLTLSKTQISLKPAPEPLPKTGPWPLAKLPDLPAPLPITLKRIQIQDLSVQQGEQTHKLDSASVALNWQQHQLQLQQLAISSPDYGRFDLTAETQLNWPYRVDAQASVSINAAILPKGLNLSPVELSLNGQMDDLRWSVQEQSLALSSKGQITLTDANTPFNAKLGLDSSRLSPLLPPELNRQLWLSKLHVTMAGDSQQQRFSLTQPFAMEAWGSQNAPAQLQLNASHSKGLLALNELLIQSGEKQRLLTQGQLTYQNGLSWQLDTALTRVPIPQTLTGINGILNGQVHQQGQWLEAQWWLKISDLELDGQLQHQPFKLTANARLGQHEQWFVDQLTLSAEAMALNLDAQGKLTDQWQLQGTLNSESVAGLLPQAEGSLTSQFHVSGPQQSPQIMVRASGEQWYLDNVQMDNWQLDADYRPLRSHAVEAALTLGKTRLRGYRTAGQLHLSGDRQAHKLTLSLDGDIGAQVSLSGGMESNNSWQGQVIQANWKLPYERLSLDKPIALTLGAQSHVQAHCWQGQFSQWCLNQPLNWPLTQTTELSAQVDYGPWASHWLTDQQLRGQAEINARLTPGNRGPELSLTGSSSPGHWYYQGSEQPLELLSWSGGKVKLETGAEAWDLALKLNQTATLPIVDLQGQLNPQTRQLSAKLALPEFDLNKLLPVIPSLDQLAGNLNARVQAQGPLESPELTGQITVSKAEMRIAATQTHIQQGHFDLNFTGRQLDYESQFIMGQGQAELEGQAQWQPGEGPWHQRIQASAWLQGHQLELAVLPELQASLSPNLHLNLDKQLSVTGQLTVDNGKLTLSQLPESAVQVSDDMVIQGQTQQDKTPLPINLALALVLDEPFVVEAFDFVGAIDGQLTASQTSPEPLQLFGNLDVTRGRYQAYGQDLQVQQGRVQFIGTPSNPVVQISAIRPLKNTDVKAGIRASGPASNLSVELFSDPTMDQQTILSYILTGRKPDDSGPQRSGKSQALLLAANQGISLTGGSLGQALNQVPVINDVTFDTEANASGQALATVSGYIGDRLYLKYGVGLLEPVNELTVRYYLLDQLWLEALSSIDRSVDLYYQFTIDEDEAAPKD, from the coding sequence ATGAGTCTGTCTAAGCGCTTGCTAAGAATCGGCCTGACGGCTCTGGGCGGCATCATGGCAATAATCCTGATATTGCTATTGCTGCTACTGGCAACACCGGTGGGCGGTCGGGTTTTGGTCTGGCAAGCCGAACAACACTTGCCACAGCTAACGGTCGGCTCTGTCAATGGCAGTGTGTTAGGCGGACTCACCCTGAACGATCTGCGCCTTAGCGATCCCCAGGTGCTGATATCCAGAGTACATTTGAATGTCTCCAGCCGCGCCCTGCTTAAACCAGAACTGGTAGTGCAAAAGCTGACTTTGGATGGACTCTCCTTAACACTCGAAGCTGGAAACGAGAGCCAGGCAACTACCTCTCAGAAGAGCAGTGGCCAAGGGCCATTGGACTTACCCGAGTGGTTAGTCCCCCTGCGCCTGCGATCGCTGACCATCAATAAAGCCCAACTAATCCTGCCGGGGGCGGATATCCAGTGGCAGTCCCTGCAACTTTCAGCGCAGCTTGTCGAGGGCCATTTTACTCTGGCACCGTTAACCCTAAGCAAAACCCAAATCAGCTTAAAACCCGCGCCGGAGCCGCTCCCGAAAACGGGGCCCTGGCCACTGGCTAAGTTACCGGATCTTCCCGCTCCTCTGCCCATAACTCTAAAGCGGATTCAGATACAGGACTTATCCGTGCAACAGGGTGAGCAAACACACAAGCTAGACTCAGCAAGTGTTGCGCTCAACTGGCAGCAACACCAACTGCAACTGCAGCAGCTTGCTATCAGTTCCCCGGACTATGGCCGGTTTGATCTTACCGCAGAGACTCAGCTCAACTGGCCTTACAGGGTAGATGCTCAGGCCAGTGTCTCAATCAATGCTGCGATACTGCCCAAGGGACTTAACCTAAGTCCTGTCGAACTGAGCTTAAACGGTCAAATGGATGACTTGCGCTGGAGCGTGCAGGAACAATCCCTGGCGCTCAGTTCAAAGGGGCAAATCACGCTCACCGACGCCAATACTCCCTTTAACGCCAAACTTGGCCTGGATAGCAGCCGGTTATCCCCATTACTGCCGCCTGAACTGAACAGGCAGCTTTGGCTGTCGAAGCTACACGTGACCATGGCCGGCGACAGTCAGCAGCAGCGGTTTAGCTTAACACAACCCTTTGCCATGGAAGCCTGGGGCAGCCAGAACGCTCCCGCTCAACTGCAACTGAACGCCAGTCATAGTAAGGGGCTGCTCGCCCTGAACGAATTACTGATCCAGTCTGGCGAGAAGCAACGGCTCCTCACTCAGGGTCAGCTCACTTATCAAAACGGTCTGAGCTGGCAACTGGACACGGCATTAACCCGAGTGCCCATTCCCCAGACTCTGACTGGCATTAACGGCATTCTGAACGGGCAAGTTCATCAGCAAGGGCAGTGGCTAGAGGCGCAGTGGTGGCTCAAGATTTCGGATCTGGAACTGGATGGTCAGCTTCAACATCAGCCTTTTAAGCTGACCGCAAACGCTCGCCTGGGCCAGCACGAGCAATGGTTTGTCGACCAGCTGACTCTCTCTGCCGAGGCCATGGCACTGAATCTCGATGCCCAGGGAAAACTCACCGACCAATGGCAATTGCAAGGCACGCTTAACAGCGAGTCTGTGGCCGGACTGCTCCCTCAGGCCGAGGGCTCACTCACCAGTCAATTCCATGTTTCAGGTCCACAGCAAAGTCCTCAGATTATGGTGCGGGCCAGTGGCGAGCAGTGGTATCTGGATAATGTACAGATGGATAACTGGCAGTTGGATGCCGACTACCGCCCTCTGCGTTCCCACGCTGTAGAGGCCGCCCTGACCCTGGGTAAGACCCGGCTTCGGGGCTATCGCACCGCAGGTCAGTTGCACCTGAGTGGCGATAGACAGGCTCATAAACTGACCTTAAGTCTCGACGGTGATATTGGCGCTCAGGTAAGCCTCAGTGGAGGTATGGAGTCGAACAACAGCTGGCAGGGCCAAGTGATTCAGGCCAACTGGAAACTGCCTTATGAACGTCTGAGCCTGGATAAACCGATTGCCCTGACGCTTGGAGCACAAAGCCATGTTCAGGCCCACTGTTGGCAGGGTCAGTTTAGCCAGTGGTGTTTAAATCAGCCTCTGAACTGGCCACTTACACAAACCACTGAATTGAGCGCCCAAGTGGATTATGGGCCCTGGGCCAGTCACTGGTTGACTGACCAGCAGCTACGCGGGCAAGCTGAGATTAACGCCCGCCTGACCCCTGGCAATCGGGGCCCCGAACTGTCGCTGACCGGCAGCAGTAGCCCGGGACACTGGTACTATCAGGGCTCCGAACAACCGCTGGAACTACTGAGTTGGTCTGGGGGGAAGGTAAAGCTGGAGACGGGCGCAGAAGCCTGGGATCTGGCGCTGAAGCTGAATCAAACAGCCACATTGCCCATTGTGGACCTGCAAGGCCAACTAAACCCACAGACCCGCCAGCTATCGGCAAAACTGGCGCTCCCCGAGTTTGATCTCAATAAACTCTTGCCCGTGATCCCCTCACTGGATCAACTGGCAGGCAACCTGAACGCCCGGGTTCAGGCTCAAGGGCCACTGGAAAGCCCGGAGTTAACCGGTCAAATAACCGTCTCCAAAGCTGAAATGCGCATCGCGGCCACTCAGACTCATATCCAGCAGGGTCACTTCGATCTCAACTTTACCGGCCGCCAGCTTGATTACGAAAGCCAGTTCATTATGGGCCAGGGTCAGGCTGAGTTGGAGGGACAAGCCCAATGGCAGCCAGGCGAAGGTCCCTGGCATCAACGTATTCAGGCGAGCGCCTGGTTGCAAGGCCACCAACTGGAGTTGGCTGTATTACCCGAGCTGCAAGCCAGTTTGAGCCCAAACCTGCACTTGAACCTGGATAAGCAGCTCTCGGTTACCGGACAACTGACCGTGGATAACGGCAAACTGACCCTAAGCCAGTTACCCGAATCGGCAGTGCAGGTTTCAGACGACATGGTCATTCAGGGCCAGACCCAGCAGGATAAAACGCCCCTGCCCATCAACCTGGCCTTGGCGTTGGTTTTGGATGAACCTTTTGTCGTAGAGGCTTTCGATTTTGTGGGGGCCATCGACGGCCAGCTGACGGCCAGTCAAACCAGTCCGGAACCTTTGCAACTGTTTGGCAACCTGGATGTGACCCGTGGTCGCTATCAGGCCTATGGTCAGGATCTGCAGGTACAGCAGGGCCGTGTTCAGTTTATCGGTACGCCGTCGAACCCGGTGGTGCAAATCAGTGCCATCCGCCCGTTAAAAAACACCGACGTTAAAGCCGGTATCCGAGCGTCCGGTCCCGCCAGCAACCTGTCGGTGGAGCTATTCTCAGACCCCACAATGGATCAGCAGACCATACTTTCCTATATTCTGACCGGCCGTAAACCGGATGACTCCGGCCCACAGCGCTCAGGTAAGTCGCAGGCCCTTTTACTCGCCGCCAACCAAGGCATCAGCCTGACCGGCGGCTCGCTTGGTCAGGCTCTTAATCAGGTCCCCGTGATCAACGATGTCACTTTCGATACCGAAGCCAATGCCAGCGGCCAGGCATTAGCCACCGTCAGTGGTTATATTGGTGATCGCCTGTATTTGAAATACGGCGTGGGCCTGTTAGAGCCTGTGAATGAGCTCACCGTGCGCTACTACCTGCTGGATCAACTCTGGCTGGAGGCGCTGAGCAGCATTGATCGCTCGGTGGATCTCTATTACCAATTCACCATTGACGAAGATGAAGCGGCGCCAAAGGACTGA
- a CDS encoding sensor histidine kinase: MAVRLKKLGADRISGVLTVILVAAMALYVMSGAESVPRLNMALSAGLYTLYILLFWGATQEHSDRLKVHHRWAMLALQYALVLALFYLVPFSPNGILLVIWSAQLPYFFSFKQSLITLPLWSAPPWWVFASTWQADHVLLTAVLYGAFNLFALVMMDSRRQAELQQQRAEQANRELKATQSLLAEAHKQSERTRIARDIHDLVGHHLTALTIHLQTAAHKTQGEARQAVEQSHAIAKLLLADVREAVSDLRADQGINLRHALEQLTQTIPGVEVHLNYRLSAPVTNMDLALTLLRTVQESLTNSIKHGNASEIQVQLFSEGMRLMLIIEDNGTGNTDFTKGHGLAGIEERVMALGGQVTFSGDGTGFSTRLVLETAA, translated from the coding sequence ATGGCAGTAAGACTGAAAAAACTGGGCGCGGATCGCATCAGTGGTGTGCTAACGGTCATACTCGTGGCCGCCATGGCCCTGTATGTCATGAGCGGCGCTGAATCCGTTCCCAGACTGAATATGGCGCTGAGCGCCGGCCTGTATACCTTGTACATCTTGCTGTTCTGGGGGGCAACACAGGAGCATTCTGACAGGCTTAAAGTCCACCACCGCTGGGCGATGTTGGCGCTGCAGTACGCACTGGTATTGGCACTGTTTTACCTGGTGCCATTCAGTCCCAATGGCATTTTACTGGTGATTTGGTCGGCTCAACTGCCGTATTTTTTCTCTTTTAAGCAATCCCTGATCACCTTGCCGCTCTGGAGCGCACCGCCCTGGTGGGTGTTTGCCAGCACCTGGCAGGCGGATCATGTATTGCTGACAGCGGTGTTATACGGCGCGTTTAACTTGTTTGCTCTGGTGATGATGGACAGCCGACGCCAGGCGGAACTGCAACAGCAACGGGCTGAGCAGGCCAACCGCGAGCTCAAGGCGACCCAGTCGTTGCTGGCCGAAGCGCATAAACAGTCCGAACGTACCCGCATAGCCCGGGATATACACGATCTGGTGGGTCATCATCTCACTGCGTTAACTATTCATCTGCAAACGGCGGCTCACAAAACTCAGGGCGAGGCCAGGCAGGCCGTCGAGCAAAGTCATGCCATCGCCAAGTTGTTATTAGCGGATGTGCGGGAAGCGGTGTCCGACCTACGAGCCGATCAGGGCATCAATTTACGCCACGCGCTAGAACAGCTTACTCAGACGATCCCTGGGGTTGAGGTTCATCTGAATTATCGTCTCAGCGCGCCGGTGACCAATATGGATCTGGCGCTGACCTTATTGCGCACGGTGCAGGAAAGCCTGACCAATAGCATAAAGCACGGTAATGCCTCCGAGATACAGGTCCAGCTGTTCAGTGAAGGTATGCGGTTGATGTTGATCATCGAGGATAACGGAACCGGGAACACTGACTTTACTAAAGGCCACGGATTGGCCGGTATTGAGGAGCGCGTTATGGCATTGGGGGGACAGGTGACGTTTAGCGGTGACGGGACGGGCTTCTCGACACGACTAGTGCTGGAGACTGCTGCATGA